The Gloeomargarita lithophora Alchichica-D10 genomic sequence TATTGTCATGGCGGGTCAAAGTGGTTTAGACCTGTGCCGGATGATCCGTGCCCGCCCGGAATTTAGCCAGGTGCCGATTGTTTTTTGTACCTCGAAAAACCAGGAATTTGACCGGTTTTGGGCGATGCGCCAGGGGGGCAATGCCTACATTACCAAACCCTTTGCCCCCAAGGAATTGGTGGCCGTTGTGCAACAGTATGTGAAATGAGTATGGCTTTTGTTGATACAAATTTTAGCGGTTCCCCGCTTTTGGCGCTGGCAATTCCCACCCTGGGGGAATTTGCCCAGGCCGCACAAATCATGGGTAGTTTAACGCTTCTGTTCGCCCTGGTGACCCTGGTGGGGTTTGGATTTCGCTGGGGCATCCGGTTTCGGTTGGTGGGGATTACGGGGTTTATGGCGGTTCTGACCGGGGGCTTGTTTGCCCTGGGATTAACCCCGGTGACCCGCACGGTGTTACCCAACGCCAGCCGTTATACCACGGTGTATGACGGGGGGGCTACCCAGGCGGTGATTGCGGTGGCGGGGGATTTGAGTCAGGCACAACTGACGGCAACGTTGCAACAGGCGGCTAATAATCTATTTTCCTACGGTCGTTTGGCAACGGGGGATGCGGTCTTGACGGTACGGGCACGGACGTTGCTCCACCCGGCACCGGGGGTGACGGAACCGGTTTATTTGGGGCAGGTGCGCCGTTCCCTGCGGCAGAGGCAAGACCCGGCGATGGTGGTAGAATTGAATACCCCGGCGTTAGATCGGGTCAATCGGGTCTTAGCAGGTTCTTAAACCGTTACCAATGTTAAATCCTTAGCAATGACTGAGTTGGTGATTGCTCCCCGTGCGGTTCTGCGGGGAAGAAACTTAATTCCCCAGTGTCGGGAACGCTTGGCCGCCCTGACGGAACATTGTCTGTTGGTGGGCGGCGCAACCAGTGGGAATTTGGTGCTGTCCCGGTTGCGGTCGGCGGGAATTGCCCCGGTGTCCGTGGTCACCCTCCGGGAATGCACCGAAGCCCAGCGCCAAGAACTTGCCCAGGTGATTGCCAGCCAGGGTATCGCCGGGGTGATCGCCGGTGGGGGGGGCAAAGCCCTGGATGCGGGCAAACTCGCCGCCCACGATGCCAATTTGCCGGTGGTTACCATCCCCACCACGGGAGCCACCTGTGCCGCTTGGACGGCCTTGAGCAATCTTTATTCCCCGGCGGGAGCCTTTCAGTCCGATGTACCCCTGCGTACTTGCCCCGAACTATTACTTTTGGACTATGACCTGATTCAAACGGCGCCCCCCCGTACCCTGGTGGCGGGGATTGGGGATGCCCTCGCCAAATGGTACGAGGCCGCTGTGAGCAGTGGTGAATCCGGCGATACTCCCGTAGTAATGGCGGTACAACAGGCCAGGGTTTTGCGGGACATTTTACTGCAAAAAGCCGTACCTGCTCTCAAAGAACCGGGGGGGCAAACCTGGCAGGAAGTCGTGGATGCTACCGTACTGATGGCGGGGTTAATGGGCGGGGTCGGCGGAGCGTCATGCCGCACGGTGGCCGCCCATGCAGTCCACAATGGCCTGACCCACTGGCCGCAGACCCACCGCTGGTATCACGGGGAAAAAGTAGCCTTTGGCATTTTGGTACAGTTGCGCCTGGAGGAAGCCCAGGGGTATCCCTTGGCGGGGGTGGCGCGGGCGCAGTTGCTAAATTTGTATAGACAAATTGATTTACCTTGTACTTTGAGTGACTTGGGGTTAGGGGCGTTGGTTCCAGAGGAATTGTTGGCACTGGCGCAGGTGATTTGCCAACCGGGGAGTGATATACACCGTTTGCCCTTTGGGGTGACCCCGGTGCAGGTGGTGCAGGCTCTGCAAACGACTACCCAACCCTGGGCAAAAACCCAGGTACCGGCAGGATAATCGCCAAAAATAACCCCAACGCCAACAGCCCCAAGGCATCCCGCCAGGGGTCGAGTTCGCTCACATCATTCAACACCGGCGGCGGTAAACTAGGTATCAACAAAAGCAATACACCCCACCCCCGTAACCAGGGCTGTACCTGCCAACCCAACAGCAAAATCAATCCCTTGGTCACCCAGCCCCACCGCCGTGCCGCCCGCCGTCCCACCAGGCCATGCAACAAGCGTCCCCCGTCCAAACGCCCCACCGGGGTCAACTGCAGAGCCAACAAACCCAAACCCGCCACCCCCGCCCAGGCGACCGGATGGAGTTGTAACCCCATCCCCAGCGTTAATTCGCCGCTCCACGCCCAGCGGCTCAACCCCCACACCAGCAAAGAATGACCGGGCAAAAATCCCCCCGGACGCAAGCGGGAATGCCCCAAACCCCACAGCAACAGCAACAGGGTCACCGCCAAGGCCAACCCCAGCCCCACCAGCGTCCGATCCACCAACGCCCGCCGGTGGGGTAAAGGTTCCGCCAGCCCCCCATAGGTGCCCAACACCCCCGGCCATAAGGGGAACGGGATCACCCACGGCCAAGCCCGCCTGACCCGATAACGGCGCAACACCCAGCCTTGACCCACTTCGCGGGCAACCAGGATTGCC encodes the following:
- a CDS encoding response regulator transcription factor — protein: MAELTATKTILLVEDGRAEQQLIAGLLSQVGFEVVAFDGVEPAWAWLNEHTPALVLLDIVMAGQSGLDLCRMIRARPEFSQVPIVFCTSKNQEFDRFWAMRQGGNAYITKPFAPKELVAVVQQYVK
- a CDS encoding Ycf51 family protein, with the protein product MAFVDTNFSGSPLLALAIPTLGEFAQAAQIMGSLTLLFALVTLVGFGFRWGIRFRLVGITGFMAVLTGGLFALGLTPVTRTVLPNASRYTTVYDGGATQAVIAVAGDLSQAQLTATLQQAANNLFSYGRLATGDAVLTVRARTLLHPAPGVTEPVYLGQVRRSLRQRQDPAMVVELNTPALDRVNRVLAGS
- a CDS encoding iron-containing alcohol dehydrogenase family protein: MTELVIAPRAVLRGRNLIPQCRERLAALTEHCLLVGGATSGNLVLSRLRSAGIAPVSVVTLRECTEAQRQELAQVIASQGIAGVIAGGGGKALDAGKLAAHDANLPVVTIPTTGATCAAWTALSNLYSPAGAFQSDVPLRTCPELLLLDYDLIQTAPPRTLVAGIGDALAKWYEAAVSSGESGDTPVVMAVQQARVLRDILLQKAVPALKEPGGQTWQEVVDATVLMAGLMGGVGGASCRTVAAHAVHNGLTHWPQTHRWYHGEKVAFGILVQLRLEEAQGYPLAGVARAQLLNLYRQIDLPCTLSDLGLGALVPEELLALAQVICQPGSDIHRLPFGVTPVQVVQALQTTTQPWAKTQVPAG